Proteins encoded within one genomic window of Pongo pygmaeus isolate AG05252 chromosome 6, NHGRI_mPonPyg2-v2.0_pri, whole genome shotgun sequence:
- the CHRM2 gene encoding muscarinic acetylcholine receptor M2 isoform X1, whose translation MNNSTNSSNNSLALTSPYKTFEVVFIVLVAGSLSLVTIIGNILVMVSIKVNRHLQTVNNYFLFSLACADLIIGVFSMNLYTLYTVIGYWPLGPVVCDLWLALDYVVSNASVMNLLIISFDRYFCVTKPLTYPVKRTTKMAGMMIAAAWVLSFILWAPAILFWQFIVGVRTVEDGECYIQFFSNAAVTFGTAIAAFYLPVIIMTVLYWHISRASKSRIKKDKKEPVANQDPVSPSLVQGRIVKPNNNNMPSSDDGLEHNKIQNGKAPRDPVTENCVQGEEKESSNDSTSVSAVASNMRDDEITQDENTVSTSLGHSKDENSKQTCIRIGTKTPKIDSCTPTNTTVEVVGSSGQNGDEKQNIVARKIVKMTKQPAKKKPPPSREKKVTRTILAILLAFIITWAPYNVMVLINTFCAPCIPNTVWTIGYWLCYINSTINPACYALCNATFKKTFKHLLMCHYKNIGATSYSEKTKLLQYDVK comes from the coding sequence ATGAATAACTCAACAAACTCCTCTAACAATAGCCTGGCTCTTACCAGTCCTTATAAGACATTTGAAGTGGTGTTTATTGTCCTGGTGGCTGGATCCCTCAGTTTGGTGACCATTATCGGGAACATCCTAGTCATGGTTTCCATTAAAGTCAACCGCCACCTCCAGACTGTCAACAATTACTTTTTGTTCAGCTTGGCCTGTGCTGACCTTATCATAGGTGTTTTCTCCATGAACTTGTACACCCTCTACACTGTGATTGGTTACTGGCCTTTGGGACCTGTTGTGTGTGACCTTTGGCTAGCCCTGGACTATGTGGTCAGCAATGCCTCGGTTATGAATCTGCTCATCATCAGCTTTGACAGGTACTTCTGTGTCACAAAACCTCTGACCTACCCAGTCAAGCGGACCACAAAAATGGCAGGTATGATGATTGCAGCTGCCTGGGTCCTCTCTTTCATCCTCTGGGCTCCAGCCATTCTCTTCTGGCAGTTCATTGTAGGGGTGAGAACTGTGGAGGATGGGGAGTGCTACATTCAGTTTTTTTCCAATGCTGCTGTCACCTTTGGTACGGCCATTGCAGCCTTCTATTTGCCAGTGATCATCATGACTGTGCTGTACTGGCACATATCCCGAGCCAGCAAGAGCAGGATAAAGAAGGACAAGAAGGAGCCTGTTGCCAACCAAGACCCCGTTTCTCCAAGTCTGGTACAAGGAAGGATAGTGAAGCCAAACAATAACAACATGCCCAGCAGTGACGATGGCCTGGAGCACAACAAAATCCAGAATGGCAAAGCCCCCAGAGATCCTGTGACTGAAAACTGTGTtcagggagaagagaaggagagctCCAATGACTCCACCTCAGTCAGTGCTGTTGCCTCTAATATGAGAGATGACGAAATAACCCAGGATGAAAACACAGTCTCCACTTCCCTGGGCCATTCCAAAGATGAGAATTCTAAGCAAACATGCATCAGAATTGGCACCAAGACCCCCAAAATTGACTCATGTACCCCAACTAATACCACCGTGGAGGTAGTGGGGTCTTCAGGTCAGAATGGAGATGAAAAGCAGAATATTGTAGCCCGCAAGATTGTGAAGATGACTAAGCAGCCTGCAAAAAAGAAGCCTCCTCCTTCCCGGGAAAAGAAAGTCACCAGGACAATCTTGGCTATTCTGTTGGCTTTCATCATCACTTGGGCCCCATACAATGTCATGGTGCTCATTAACACCTTTTGTGCACCTTGCATCCCCAACACTGTGTGGACAATTGGTTACTGGCTTTGTTACATCAACAGCACTATCAACCCTGCCTGCTATGCACTTTGTAATGCCACCTTCAAGAAGACCTTTAAACACCTTCTCATGTGTCATTATAAGAACATAGGCGCTACAAG
- the CHRM2 gene encoding muscarinic acetylcholine receptor M2 isoform X2 produces the protein MNNSTNSSNNSLALTSPYKTFEVVFIVLVAGSLSLVTIIGNILVMVSIKVNRHLQTVNNYFLFSLACADLIIGVFSMNLYTLYTVIGYWPLGPVVCDLWLALDYVVSNASVMNLLIISFDRYFCVTKPLTYPVKRTTKMAGMMIAAAWVLSFILWAPAILFWQFIVGVRTVEDGECYIQFFSNAAVTFGTAIAAFYLPVIIMTVLYWHISRASKSRIKKDKKEPVANQDPVSPSLVQGRIVKPNNNNMPSSDDGLEHNKIQNGKAPRDPVTENCVQGEEKESSNDSTSVSAVASNMRDDEITQDENTVSTSLGHSKDENSKQTCIRIGTKTPKIDSCTPTNTTVEVVGSSGQNGDEKQNIVARKIVKMTKQPAKKKPPPSREKKVTRTILAILLAFIITWAPYNVMVLINTFCAPCIPNTVWTIGYWLCYINSTINPACYALCNATFKKTFKHLLMCHYKNIGATR, from the coding sequence ATGAATAACTCAACAAACTCCTCTAACAATAGCCTGGCTCTTACCAGTCCTTATAAGACATTTGAAGTGGTGTTTATTGTCCTGGTGGCTGGATCCCTCAGTTTGGTGACCATTATCGGGAACATCCTAGTCATGGTTTCCATTAAAGTCAACCGCCACCTCCAGACTGTCAACAATTACTTTTTGTTCAGCTTGGCCTGTGCTGACCTTATCATAGGTGTTTTCTCCATGAACTTGTACACCCTCTACACTGTGATTGGTTACTGGCCTTTGGGACCTGTTGTGTGTGACCTTTGGCTAGCCCTGGACTATGTGGTCAGCAATGCCTCGGTTATGAATCTGCTCATCATCAGCTTTGACAGGTACTTCTGTGTCACAAAACCTCTGACCTACCCAGTCAAGCGGACCACAAAAATGGCAGGTATGATGATTGCAGCTGCCTGGGTCCTCTCTTTCATCCTCTGGGCTCCAGCCATTCTCTTCTGGCAGTTCATTGTAGGGGTGAGAACTGTGGAGGATGGGGAGTGCTACATTCAGTTTTTTTCCAATGCTGCTGTCACCTTTGGTACGGCCATTGCAGCCTTCTATTTGCCAGTGATCATCATGACTGTGCTGTACTGGCACATATCCCGAGCCAGCAAGAGCAGGATAAAGAAGGACAAGAAGGAGCCTGTTGCCAACCAAGACCCCGTTTCTCCAAGTCTGGTACAAGGAAGGATAGTGAAGCCAAACAATAACAACATGCCCAGCAGTGACGATGGCCTGGAGCACAACAAAATCCAGAATGGCAAAGCCCCCAGAGATCCTGTGACTGAAAACTGTGTtcagggagaagagaaggagagctCCAATGACTCCACCTCAGTCAGTGCTGTTGCCTCTAATATGAGAGATGACGAAATAACCCAGGATGAAAACACAGTCTCCACTTCCCTGGGCCATTCCAAAGATGAGAATTCTAAGCAAACATGCATCAGAATTGGCACCAAGACCCCCAAAATTGACTCATGTACCCCAACTAATACCACCGTGGAGGTAGTGGGGTCTTCAGGTCAGAATGGAGATGAAAAGCAGAATATTGTAGCCCGCAAGATTGTGAAGATGACTAAGCAGCCTGCAAAAAAGAAGCCTCCTCCTTCCCGGGAAAAGAAAGTCACCAGGACAATCTTGGCTATTCTGTTGGCTTTCATCATCACTTGGGCCCCATACAATGTCATGGTGCTCATTAACACCTTTTGTGCACCTTGCATCCCCAACACTGTGTGGACAATTGGTTACTGGCTTTGTTACATCAACAGCACTATCAACCCTGCCTGCTATGCACTTTGTAATGCCACCTTCAAGAAGACCTTTAAACACCTTCTCATGTGTCATTATAAGAACATAGGCGCTACAAGGTAA